From a single Francisella halioticida genomic region:
- a CDS encoding DDE-type integrase/transposase/recombinase, translated as MWVCAYLVAIIDWHSKKTLAWKISNTMDTHLTTSVLKEALFKYGKPDIFNSDQGTQYTAKEHIKILSDNKINKSMDAKGRSIDNIAIERFWRTLKYENVYPASYITMKEAKVGIKEYIDIYNNERLHSSIGYMTHDEVYSGILDAA; from the coding sequence ATGTGGGTATGTGCATATTTAGTAGCCATAATAGATTGGCATAGCAAGAAAACACTAGCTTGGAAGATTTCTAATACTATGGATACACATCTAACAACTAGTGTGTTAAAAGAAGCGTTATTTAAATATGGTAAACCTGATATCTTTAACTCTGATCAAGGAACTCAATATACAGCAAAAGAGCATATTAAAATATTATCTGATAATAAAATAAATAAATCTATGGATGCTAAAGGAAGATCTATAGATAATATTGCAATTGAGAGATTTTGGAGAACACTGAAATATGAAAATGTTTATCCGGCATCATATATAACTATGAAAGAGGCTAAAGTAGGTATCAAAGAATATATTGATATTTACAACAATGAAAGACTACATTCTAGTATTGGATATATGACTCATGATGAAGTATATTCTGGTATTTTAGATGCTGCATAA
- a CDS encoding 1-aminocyclopropane-1-carboxylate deaminase, which yields MSSSLFQKISFENKNFIVMRDDLNHHIFSGNKARKLAYILSNPGNYEQIKTIISFGGNQSNFMLALSQLAKIKNWAFHYWVKPLPKFLKQNKNGNLKFALENGMQLFESNEELKLKNIKSKYQNAKDFYFFDQGGKNPSAEEGIASCALEIKKYCEENKIEDYSVVVASGTGTTAIYLEKYLKQKIFTIPCVGSSQYLKQQFNYIDKTLNHPQVLESQFQKNFGQLDIENYNIYKKLLQQTAIEFDLLYDPIAWRVLLANYNNLPKPIIYIHCGGTSGNITMINRYKKFLNIKR from the coding sequence ATGTCATCATCTTTGTTTCAAAAGATTTCTTTTGAAAATAAAAACTTTATAGTAATGAGGGATGACCTAAATCATCATATTTTTTCAGGTAATAAAGCTAGAAAACTTGCTTACATTTTAAGCAATCCAGGTAACTACGAACAAATTAAGACTATTATTTCTTTTGGTGGCAATCAATCTAATTTTATGCTGGCACTATCACAACTAGCTAAAATTAAAAATTGGGCTTTTCATTACTGGGTAAAACCTTTACCAAAATTTCTTAAACAAAATAAAAATGGTAACTTAAAATTTGCATTAGAAAATGGCATGCAGCTCTTTGAAAGCAATGAAGAGTTAAAGCTTAAAAATATAAAAAGCAAATATCAAAATGCTAAAGATTTTTACTTCTTTGATCAAGGAGGTAAAAATCCTTCTGCTGAAGAAGGTATAGCTAGTTGTGCTTTAGAAATTAAAAAATATTGTGAAGAAAACAAAATCGAAGATTATAGTGTGGTAGTTGCATCAGGAACTGGAACAACAGCTATCTATTTAGAAAAATATTTAAAGCAAAAAATTTTTACAATACCTTGTGTTGGTAGCTCACAATATTTAAAACAGCAATTTAATTATATTGACAAAACTCTAAATCATCCTCAAGTTTTAGAATCCCAATTTCAAAAAAACTTTGGTCAACTAGATATAGAAAACTATAATATTTATAAGAAGCTTCTACAACAAACTGCTATAGAGTTTGATTTACTTTATGATCCAATAGCTTGGCGTGTACTTCTAGCAAACTATAATAATCTGCCAAAACCAATCATATATATTCACTGTGGTGGTACTTCAGGAAATATCACTATGATTAATAGATATAAAAAATTTCTAAATATTAAGCGCTAG
- a CDS encoding protein adenylyltransferase SelO, with protein sequence MINFKHTYSQLSEKFFSEQFVYKYPNAKLLLLNNDLVVDLGLKFSDYKQEDLLSLLLGYNSKNPISQAYAGHQFGNFTMLGDGRAILVGEYQNPKGELLDFHLKGAGLTKFSRGGDGKAALGPMLREYIVSEAMHNLGIPTSRILAVITTGENIQRNNLEQGAIAVRVASSHIRVGTFQYAAMLGKQYTQNLLDYTIDRYKISHNGNKALSLLDYVIDKQTSLISEWERVGFIHGVMNTDNMTISGETIDYGPCAFMDTYDPDTVFSSIDRNGRYAFANQGSIAGWNIARLAESLLKLISANEGETIELAQQKLQTYSQIYKNKWKKMFLSKIGLDNNVDNYDEIISNLLVAMFENKLDYTNTFYDLTYKKFKDLKAKGLGDWLESLNNIDLDYSKMFQSNPVIIPRNHQVEKAIKSAEEGSLGNTYNLLDVLRKPYKFTKSNEKYIAEPNKEEIVKFTFCGT encoded by the coding sequence ATGATAAATTTTAAACATACTTATTCTCAGTTATCTGAGAAATTTTTCTCAGAACAATTTGTATATAAATATCCAAATGCAAAATTGTTGCTTTTAAATAATGATCTAGTAGTTGATTTAGGGTTAAAATTTTCTGATTATAAGCAAGAAGATCTATTGAGTTTACTATTAGGATATAACAGTAAAAATCCTATTTCGCAAGCTTATGCGGGGCATCAATTTGGTAATTTTACAATGCTTGGTGATGGTAGAGCCATATTAGTAGGAGAGTACCAAAATCCAAAGGGAGAATTATTAGATTTCCATCTTAAAGGAGCTGGTTTAACTAAGTTCTCAAGAGGTGGTGATGGAAAAGCTGCTTTGGGACCTATGCTTAGAGAATATATCGTTAGTGAAGCTATGCATAACTTAGGTATACCGACTAGTCGTATTTTAGCGGTTATAACTACAGGTGAAAATATTCAAAGAAATAATCTAGAGCAGGGAGCAATTGCTGTAAGAGTCGCAAGTAGCCATATAAGAGTAGGCACTTTTCAATACGCAGCTATGTTAGGTAAGCAATATACCCAAAATTTACTTGATTATACTATTGATAGATATAAAATTTCTCATAATGGTAATAAAGCTCTGAGTTTGCTTGACTACGTCATAGATAAACAAACTAGCTTGATCTCGGAGTGGGAGAGAGTTGGCTTTATCCATGGAGTTATGAATACTGATAATATGACTATTTCAGGTGAAACTATTGATTATGGCCCTTGTGCTTTTATGGATACTTATGATCCAGATACTGTATTTAGCTCTATTGATAGAAATGGACGTTATGCATTTGCAAACCAAGGATCTATAGCTGGATGGAATATAGCTAGACTTGCAGAAAGTCTATTAAAATTGATTTCAGCAAATGAGGGAGAAACTATTGAATTAGCTCAACAAAAGCTACAAACATATTCACAAATATATAAAAATAAATGGAAAAAAATGTTTCTTAGTAAAATAGGGTTAGATAATAATGTAGATAATTACGATGAAATTATTTCAAATTTGCTTGTTGCTATGTTTGAAAATAAGCTAGATTACACAAATACGTTCTATGATCTAACTTATAAAAAATTCAAAGATTTAAAAGCAAAAGGCTTAGGTGATTGGTTAGAGTCATTAAATAACATAGACTTAGACTATTCAAAAATGTTCCAGTCGAACCCTGTTATTATCCCTAGGAATCACCAAGTAGAAAAAGCTATAAAATCAGCAGAAGAAGGAAGCCTCGGAAATACTTATAATTTATTAGATGTGCTGAGGAAACCCTATAAGTTTACTAAGTCTAATGAAAAATACATAGCTGAGCCAAATAAAGAAGAAATAGTTAAATTTACTTTTTGTGGTACTTAA
- a CDS encoding SIS domain-containing protein, protein MRKTLMHQETSSSFEKVANQLNLNREIIDNIVLHLKEKNIKRVITIARGSSDCVANFAKYLFETQLGFSVSSLPPSITTIYGKNIGDEKTLAIGISQSGGSPDLKLALEGCKKAGCTTLAVVNKQNSPLADCADLVLPVRADDENAVAATKSVITSLVALVSIVAEYNQDESLIRSLKKLPEALKESLKSDWSTAIQELKESKNMFVIGRGFGFPIAQEMALKLKETCGIHAEAFSSAEVLHGPFALMTQTFTTFTILQSDESARGTHEIVKKMTDLNVKTVCATTDSESAAKLHLHVNVEIHSILQTIVLLQEFYLMVNQLAVSLGLNPDSPVNLKKVTETV, encoded by the coding sequence ATGCGAAAAACACTTATGCATCAAGAAACTAGTAGTAGTTTTGAAAAAGTTGCTAATCAGCTTAATTTAAATAGAGAAATTATTGATAATATAGTTTTACATTTAAAAGAAAAAAATATCAAGAGAGTTATAACGATAGCTAGAGGTAGTTCTGATTGTGTTGCTAACTTTGCGAAGTATTTATTTGAAACACAGTTAGGTTTTAGTGTTTCTTCTTTACCTCCTTCAATAACAACTATATATGGTAAAAATATTGGCGATGAAAAAACATTAGCAATAGGTATTTCTCAGTCAGGAGGATCTCCAGACCTAAAACTAGCTTTAGAAGGTTGTAAAAAAGCAGGATGTACCACTTTAGCAGTTGTAAATAAACAAAACTCTCCTTTAGCTGATTGTGCAGACTTAGTTTTACCAGTCAGAGCAGATGATGAAAATGCTGTGGCAGCTACTAAAAGTGTTATAACTTCTCTAGTGGCTTTAGTTAGTATTGTTGCAGAATATAATCAAGATGAGTCTTTAATAAGAAGTCTAAAAAAATTACCTGAGGCTCTCAAAGAGAGCTTAAAATCAGATTGGTCAACTGCTATCCAAGAATTAAAAGAAAGTAAGAATATGTTTGTCATAGGTAGAGGTTTTGGATTTCCTATTGCTCAAGAAATGGCTTTAAAACTTAAAGAAACGTGTGGTATACATGCAGAAGCATTTAGTTCAGCAGAAGTTCTACATGGTCCTTTTGCTTTAATGACACAAACATTTACTACCTTTACTATTTTACAAAGTGATGAAAGTGCTAGAGGTACTCATGAGATAGTAAAAAAAATGACAGATCTTAATGTGAAAACAGTTTGTGCAACCACAGATTCAGAGTCAGCAGCAAAACTACACTTACATGTTAATGTTGAGATTCATTCTATACTTCAGACAATTGTTTTACTACAAGAATTCTATCTCATGGTTAATCAATTAGCGGTATCTTTAGGCCTTAATCCAGATAGTCCTGTTAATCTAAAAAAAGTCACTGAGACTGTTTAA
- a CDS encoding Nif3-like dinuclear metal center hexameric protein, with product MYFKYLENYLNNYFEINDYKDYAPNGIQIQGNRDIKKIITGVTACQALIDQAIDEKADAIIVHHGYFWKGESYPIVGIKYERIAKLIKNGIHLFGYHLPLDGHKDIGNNILLAKKLNLSDIDFFETRSKPDISVIGNCDLDLNKFSKLIEEKLNRKPTVINAKIQNKKVAICTGGAQDFIEYAYNADADTFISGEISERTTHIARELGINYIAAGHHATEKEGAKAIAKLLEENFNLEIKFIDINNPA from the coding sequence ATGTACTTTAAATATTTAGAAAATTACTTAAATAATTACTTTGAAATAAATGACTACAAAGACTATGCGCCTAATGGCATTCAGATCCAAGGTAATAGAGACATTAAAAAAATTATAACAGGTGTAACAGCTTGCCAAGCTCTTATAGATCAAGCTATAGATGAAAAAGCTGATGCAATTATTGTCCACCATGGTTATTTTTGGAAAGGTGAAAGCTACCCTATAGTTGGTATAAAGTATGAACGTATCGCAAAACTTATAAAAAATGGCATACATCTTTTTGGTTATCATTTACCTCTAGATGGACATAAAGATATTGGTAACAATATTCTCTTGGCTAAGAAACTAAACTTAAGTGATATCGATTTTTTTGAAACAAGATCTAAACCTGATATTTCGGTAATTGGAAACTGCGATTTAGACTTAAATAAATTTAGTAAACTTATCGAAGAAAAGTTAAATCGAAAGCCTACTGTTATAAATGCAAAAATCCAAAATAAAAAAGTGGCTATATGTACAGGTGGAGCCCAAGACTTCATAGAATATGCTTATAATGCTGATGCTGATACTTTCATCTCAGGTGAAATATCAGAAAGAACTACTCATATAGCTCGTGAGTTAGGTATAAATTATATAGCGGCAGGACATCACGCTACAGAAAAAGAAGGAGCAAAAGCTATAGCTAAATTACTTGAAGAAAACTTTAACTTAGAAATTAAATTTATTGATATAAATAATCCTGCTTAA
- a CDS encoding rubredoxin: protein MEYRKYICIVCGLIYDEAEGWPEDDIEPGTKWEDVTDDWECPDCGVGKDEFELLEE, encoded by the coding sequence ATGGAATATAGAAAATATATTTGTATCGTTTGTGGATTAATTTATGATGAAGCTGAAGGATGGCCAGAAGATGATATTGAACCAGGTACTAAATGGGAAGATGTTACTGATGATTGGGAATGTCCTGACTGCGGTGTTGGTAAAGATGAGTTTGAGCTTCTAGAAGAATAA
- the typA gene encoding translational GTPase TypA, which produces MIENLRNIAIIAHVDHGKTTLVDKLLQQSGTLNTRGPEVERVMDSNDIEKERGITILAKNTALKWNNYRINIVDTPGHADFGGEVERVLSMVDSVLLLVDAVDGPMPQTRFVTEKAFAQGLKPIVVINKIDRDGARPDWVVDQVFDLFDRLGATDEQLDFPIIYASAINGWATNELSEKKEDMTDLFQAIVDSVEHPDVDEDGPFQMQISSLDYSSFTGTIGIGRIQRGKVKTNTPITLIGKDGKTRNGRILQILGYMGLERVEVPEAQAGDIVCITGMEGLNISDTLCSPNKVEALPELSVDEPTISMTFQVNNSPFAGKEGKYVTSRQIKDRLDKELLTNVALKVEQLEDADKFKVSGRGELHLSILLENMRRENFEIAVSRPHVIFKDVNGERHEPYEQAIIDIEEEHQGTVMERMGLRQGELKNMEPDGKGRVKLEFIIPSRGLIGFYTEFLTITSGSGILNKVFDHYGPMKKQTLETRQNGTLVSMLSGKAVAFALWNLQERGKMFINHGTDVYEGMIIGIHNRDNDLAVNPCKGKQLTNVRASGKDEALTLVTPIKLTLEYALEFIEDDELVEITPVSIRLRKKHLTESDRKKAARGAL; this is translated from the coding sequence ATGATTGAAAATTTAAGAAATATTGCGATTATCGCACACGTTGACCATGGTAAAACTACTTTAGTCGATAAATTATTACAACAGTCTGGCACTCTAAATACTCGTGGCCCAGAAGTTGAAAGAGTCATGGATTCAAATGATATTGAGAAAGAAAGAGGTATTACAATCCTTGCAAAAAATACTGCTCTTAAATGGAATAACTATAGAATTAATATCGTAGATACTCCAGGACATGCTGATTTTGGTGGTGAGGTTGAGCGTGTGTTATCTATGGTTGACTCTGTATTATTATTAGTTGATGCAGTTGATGGCCCTATGCCGCAAACAAGATTTGTAACAGAAAAAGCTTTTGCCCAAGGTCTAAAACCTATCGTAGTTATTAATAAAATTGATAGAGATGGTGCTCGTCCTGATTGGGTTGTTGATCAAGTTTTTGATCTTTTTGATAGATTAGGCGCAACAGATGAGCAGTTAGATTTTCCTATTATTTATGCTTCTGCTATTAATGGCTGGGCTACAAATGAGCTTAGTGAAAAAAAAGAAGATATGACTGATCTTTTCCAAGCTATCGTAGACAGTGTTGAACATCCTGATGTAGATGAAGACGGCCCTTTTCAGATGCAAATATCTTCTTTGGATTATTCTAGCTTTACAGGCACTATTGGAATTGGCCGTATCCAAAGAGGTAAAGTTAAAACGAATACTCCTATTACTTTGATTGGGAAAGATGGTAAAACCCGTAATGGCAGGATTTTACAAATATTAGGTTATATGGGTCTAGAAAGAGTTGAAGTACCAGAAGCACAAGCTGGTGATATAGTTTGTATTACTGGTATGGAAGGTTTGAATATATCAGACACTCTATGTAGCCCTAATAAAGTAGAAGCATTACCTGAGCTTTCTGTAGATGAACCAACTATTAGTATGACCTTTCAGGTTAATAACTCTCCATTTGCAGGTAAGGAAGGTAAATATGTAACTTCACGCCAAATCAAAGATCGTTTAGATAAAGAATTACTTACAAATGTAGCTCTAAAAGTTGAACAACTTGAAGATGCTGATAAGTTTAAGGTCTCTGGTCGTGGCGAACTTCATCTTTCAATTTTACTTGAAAATATGCGTAGAGAAAATTTTGAGATTGCTGTATCTAGACCTCATGTAATATTTAAAGATGTTAATGGTGAAAGACATGAACCATATGAGCAAGCTATCATCGATATTGAAGAAGAGCACCAAGGCACTGTAATGGAACGCATGGGACTACGCCAAGGTGAACTTAAAAATATGGAACCAGATGGAAAAGGTCGTGTAAAACTTGAGTTTATAATACCATCACGTGGCTTAATTGGCTTTTATACGGAGTTTTTAACAATTACCTCAGGTTCAGGTATTTTAAACAAAGTCTTTGACCACTATGGTCCTATGAAAAAACAGACTTTAGAAACTCGTCAGAACGGTACACTAGTTTCTATGCTATCTGGTAAAGCAGTAGCTTTTGCTCTTTGGAATCTTCAAGAAAGAGGTAAAATGTTTATTAATCATGGTACAGATGTCTATGAAGGTATGATTATTGGTATTCATAATAGAGATAATGATCTAGCTGTAAATCCATGTAAAGGTAAGCAGCTAACTAATGTTCGTGCTTCTGGTAAAGATGAAGCTCTTACACTAGTAACACCAATCAAGCTTACTCTTGAATATGCTCTGGAATTTATCGAAGATGATGAATTAGTTGAAATTACACCAGTATCTATTAGATTAAGAAAAAAACATCTAACCGAATCTGATCGTAAAAAAGCAGCTCGTGGGGCTCTTTAA
- a CDS encoding IS3 family transposase yields the protein MSKKRVTYTADFKAKVIIELLEGDMTVNEIASKYDLLPKNVHNWKQQFLSNACLAFDKSSIVKEYKQEIDELRKDKDATSKKLVEVIVERDFLMGKLKSLVSSNDRVNSVDTKLELSLNNQLKLLSVSKSVYYYTPISKFSSNDDIKLLNAIDLIHTKHPYYGTRSLVKLLNRLGFLVGRKLIKSAMEFMGIKALYPKKKTTVINKQHKKYPYLLNVFKNETNQVVIDKANKVWSADITYIRLECGYVHI from the coding sequence ATGAGTAAAAAAAGAGTAACGTATACAGCTGATTTTAAAGCTAAAGTAATTATAGAATTGCTAGAAGGCGATATGACAGTTAATGAGATAGCAAGTAAGTATGATTTACTTCCTAAAAACGTGCACAATTGGAAGCAGCAATTTTTATCTAATGCTTGCTTAGCATTTGATAAAAGCTCTATTGTTAAGGAGTATAAGCAGGAAATAGATGAGCTTAGAAAAGATAAAGATGCAACAAGTAAAAAACTAGTCGAGGTAATAGTAGAGAGGGATTTTTTAATGGGAAAGCTAAAAAGCTTGGTATCATCAAATGATAGAGTAAACTCTGTAGATACTAAGCTAGAATTATCTTTAAATAATCAGCTTAAACTATTATCTGTATCTAAGAGTGTGTACTATTATACACCAATATCAAAATTTAGTAGTAATGATGATATTAAACTATTAAATGCAATAGATTTGATACATACTAAACATCCATATTATGGTACGAGAAGTCTAGTAAAGTTGCTAAATAGATTAGGATTTCTAGTTGGAAGGAAGCTAATCAAAAGTGCTATGGAATTCATGGGTATTAAGGCATTGTATCCTAAAAAAAAGACAACTGTCATTAATAAGCAACACAAGAAATATCCATACTTACTTAATGTATTTAAAAATGAGACGAATCAGGTTGTTATAGATAAAGCTAATAAGGTATGGAGTGCTGATATCACGTATATTAGACTAGAATGTGGGTATGTGCATATTTAG
- a CDS encoding dicarboxylate/amino acid:cation symporter, which produces MSIILIFFIIILIFLQVKKLSFNIRTILALIAGILIGIIYNLIDYHSTVFIQISDVLGNGYISLLKMLIIPIVLTSITHSIINLKNYDGSYVIKFAYKTIAILLILTGISAAIGALVAIIMNLGHGLDLASITGDATKQHTSTISQTILGFLPNNLVYSMNKNNVMAVVIFAILLGFSMLIAHRENSKLAAPFIDFIDSVFFVIKKLARIIISITPYGVLGLMIQMSVELDKNSISTVLYFILTCYIALMFVLIMHILLLLIFRTNLINFYKNIWRAMLVAITSRSSMGTLPLSIDGLSNYGTTRSIATFAPTMGTTLGMNGCAGVFPAVLVIMAMNAAGTPITFSTILLISFICMIASLGVSGIPGTAFIAAGVVFSYFGLPWHMIALIIGVDAIIDSFRTPINIHGTMVTAIIVDKTTKKSQQF; this is translated from the coding sequence ATGTCAATAATACTTATTTTTTTTATAATTATACTAATATTTCTACAGGTAAAAAAACTTAGTTTTAATATTAGAACAATATTAGCTTTAATAGCTGGGATCTTAATTGGTATTATATATAATTTAATTGATTATCATAGTACAGTATTTATACAAATTAGTGATGTTTTAGGTAATGGATATATCTCATTGCTTAAGATGCTGATCATACCAATAGTACTGACATCAATTACTCACTCAATAATTAACCTTAAAAATTATGATGGCTCTTATGTCATAAAATTTGCTTATAAAACAATAGCTATACTTTTGATTTTAACAGGTATAAGCGCAGCAATTGGTGCTTTGGTAGCAATCATAATGAATTTAGGCCATGGTCTAGATTTAGCTTCAATCACTGGAGATGCTACAAAACAACATACATCTACTATATCTCAAACTATTTTAGGTTTTCTACCTAATAATTTAGTTTATAGTATGAATAAAAATAATGTTATGGCTGTTGTTATTTTTGCAATTTTATTAGGATTTTCAATGTTAATAGCACATCGTGAAAATAGTAAATTAGCAGCTCCATTTATTGATTTTATAGATTCTGTATTTTTTGTTATAAAAAAACTAGCAAGAATAATTATTTCCATCACGCCTTATGGTGTATTAGGTTTAATGATTCAAATGAGTGTTGAACTTGATAAAAACAGTATTTCTACTGTCCTATATTTCATACTAACCTGTTATATAGCTTTAATGTTTGTTCTAATAATGCATATTCTATTATTGCTAATATTTAGAACAAACCTCATTAATTTTTATAAAAACATATGGAGAGCTATGCTAGTTGCTATAACTTCAAGATCAAGCATGGGAACACTTCCATTATCTATAGATGGTTTAAGCAATTATGGTACAACTCGTAGTATTGCAACTTTTGCTCCAACAATGGGGACTACTCTTGGAATGAACGGTTGTGCTGGTGTTTTCCCTGCTGTTCTAGTTATTATGGCTATGAATGCCGCAGGTACACCTATTACATTTTCAACTATACTTTTGATAAGCTTTATTTGTATGATCGCTTCATTAGGTGTATCAGGGATTCCAGGGACAGCTTTTATAGCAGCTGGCGTAGTATTTTCTTACTTTGGTTTACCTTGGCACATGATTGCTTTGATTATTGGTGTTGATGCAATTATTGATAGCTTTAGAACTCCTATAAATATTCACGGCACAATGGTTACTGCAATTATCGTTGACAAAACCACAAAGAAATCCCAACAGTTTTAA